The genomic window GACGTGCGAGTACTCGACGTCGAGGTGTCGAGTGGGAACTGCTACGCGACGGTCGCAAAGCCAGAGTAGCTCCTCGCTCTCGCCTGCGCCAAGGCCGGGAATCCGTTCAGTTCGCCTCGAGCCAGTACTCGATTTCGTCGGCCATCGCACCGCGCCGCACGATCTCGCCCACTTCGACGTCGACGACCGTGCTCTCGCTGCCCGGCGTCTCGCCGGCGTCGAGGACGACCGCGACAGCGTCGCGAACCTCGTCGCTCAGTTCTGACACGGTCCGGACGCTCCCGGTGCCGCTCACGTTCGCGCTCGTGGCGGTAATCGGCGCGTCGGTCCGCTCGAGGAGATCCAGCGCGACGTCGTGATCCGGAATTCGGACGCCGACTCGATTGCTGCCGGCGGTCAGCACGTCGGGGACCATCTCCTTGCGATCGACGACGACCGTCACCGGGCCGGGTAGGAACTCGTGCATGAATCGGCGTTCACGGGCGGTCGGCGCGGTGAACTCGAGCGCGGCGTCGACGTCGGGCACGCCGAGCGAGACCGGCTTCGAGCGATCGCGGTCCTTCACGTCGAACACGCACTCGACGGCGTCGGGGTCGATCGCGTTCGCGCCGAGGCCGTAGACCGTCTCCGTCGGATAGACGACGCACTCGCCGCGCTCGATGGCGGCCGCGGCGGCGTCGAGATCGCCGTCGGCCACCGGAGCGCCGTCCGTTGCACCGTCGCCAGTCATTGGCAGGACACAGCAGGTCCGACGGGAAAAGCGAGCGGGATCGGGATCCGGGTCCGCGATACCGTCGTGGAGTGCTACAGCCCGCCCAGCG from Salinarchaeum sp. Harcht-Bsk1 includes these protein-coding regions:
- a CDS encoding L-threonylcarbamoyladenylate synthase, translating into MTGDGATDGAPVADGDLDAAAAAIERGECVVYPTETVYGLGANAIDPDAVECVFDVKDRDRSKPVSLGVPDVDAALEFTAPTARERRFMHEFLPGPVTVVVDRKEMVPDVLTAGSNRVGVRIPDHDVALDLLERTDAPITATSANVSGTGSVRTVSELSDEVRDAVAVVLDAGETPGSESTVVDVEVGEIVRRGAMADEIEYWLEAN